A DNA window from Fragaria vesca subsp. vesca linkage group LG3, FraVesHawaii_1.0, whole genome shotgun sequence contains the following coding sequences:
- the LOC101302045 gene encoding BTB/POZ domain-containing protein At3g44820-like, whose product MPPPRKVSEFLRQGNDWFCKAGLPSDITVVVDGVSFHLHKFPLISKCGKIACIYEESEKKHEKVFTTVLEEFPGGPDMFLIAAKFCYGMRVELTSRNIVMVYCAADYLEMIDEFGEENLLSKSENFFYKNILHNWKDCILALQSSEPVLQRAEKLHIINKCVNALSVMVCTDPSLFGWPMMMYGSLQSPGGSILWNGINTGARIRSSESDWWFEDISYLSVSLFERLIKAMEMKGIRPENIAGAVMHYTRKYLPGLGRWQGGQHGIPRTVTSFSFTPIALDQRVVLESIEKLLPQKKGKSFCRFLLGLLRVALILGASQTCKDSLERRIGRQLEFATLDGLLIPTYSDAETLYDTDTVQRIIQHFMSSESKVTPFSPASVEVETSPSSGPLRSVAKLIDSYIAEVASDVTLKPEKIRSLAVALPESSRTLHDGLYRSLDIYFKAHPWLSDKEKEELCNIIDFQKLSIDACAHASQNERLPLRVVLQVLFFEQMHLRTALAGHLNVLETESAPAGPVNLHADTAGQIIQRDGWVTMVRENRVLKVDMDKMRSRVGELEQEFSKIKQEMKKVTKSHSSISSPRVVARRIGCNLLSRPSDAKPDTIGSTGHSPRASVEKARFSCHSRHKKSFSLF is encoded by the exons ATGCCTCCTCCTCGAAAGGTTTCTGAGTTTCTCAGACAAGGCAATGACTG GTTTTGTAAAGCTGGATTGCCGAGTGATATTACTGTTGTGGTGGATGGTGTAAGCTTCCATCTTCATAAG TTTCCTCTCATTTCAAAATGTGGGAAGATAGCATGTATATATGAAGAGTCCGAAAAGAAACATGAGAAGGTTTTCACTACAGTTCTTGAGGAATTCCCTGGTGGCCCTGACATGTTTCTGATTGCAGCTAAATTCTGCTATGGTATGCGGGTGGAATTGACTTCAAGAAACATAGTAATGGTGTACTGTGCAGCGGACTACCTTGAAATGATAGATGAGTTTGGAGAAGAGAACTTACTCTCAAAGTCGGAGAACTTTTTCTATAAGAATATACTGCACAACTGGAAAGACTGTATCTTGGCTCTTCAAAGTTCTGAGCCCGTTCTTCAAAGGGCAGAAAAACTTCACATAATAAACAAATGTGTAAATGCTTTATCTGTGATGGTTTGCACAGATCCTAGTTTGTTTGGATGGCCCATGATGATGTATGGTAGCTTACAGAGTCCTGGTGGAAGCATCCTGTGGAATGGAATTAATACTGGAGCAAGGATTCGAAGCTCTGAGTCTGATTGGTGGTTTGAAGACATCTCATACCTCAGTGTGAGTTTGTTTGAGAGACTTATCAAGGCAATGGAGATGAAGGGTATAAGACCTGAAAACATCGCAGGTGCTGTAATGCACTATACCAGAAAATACCTACCCGGCCTGGGCAGATGGCAGGGTGGACAACATGGTATACCCAGGACAGTTACAAGTTTTAGTTTTACACCTATTGCCCTAGATCAAAGGGTAGTTTTAGAAAGCATTGAGAAACTTCTTCCCCAAAAGAAGGGTAAATCATTTTGCCGGTTTTTGCTCGGACTTCTTCGTGTTGCATTAATATTGGGAGCCAGTCAAACCTGCAAGGACTCTTTGGAAAGGAGAATAGGAAGGCAACTGGAATTTGCAACTTTAGATGGTCTTCTGATTCCGACATATTCAGATGCTGAGACATTGTATGATACTGACACTGTTCAGCGGATAATCCAACACTTCATGTCATCAGAATCGAAGGTTACACCATTTTCTCCAGCATCAGTTGAAGTGGAAACATCTCCATCGTCAGGTCCGTTAAGGTCAGTTGCAAAGCTGATAGATAGCTACATTGCGGAGGTTGCTTCAGATGTTACTTTAAAGCCTGAAAAGATACGCTCTCTTGCAGTGGCTCTTCCAGAATCGTCAAGAACTTTGCATGATGGGTTATATAGGTCACTTGATATATACTTCAAG GCGCATCCTTGGCTCTCAGATAAGGAGAAGGAAGAACTTTGCAACATCATTGACTTCCAGAAACTTTCTATTGATGCCTGTGCCCATGCATCCCAAAATGAAAGGTTGCCACTCAGAGTTGTTCTTCAAGTCCTGTTCTTTGAGCAGATGCATTTGAGAACTGCTCTAGCTGGTCATCTGAATGTCTTGGAAACTGAAAGTGCTCCTGCAGGTCCTGTTAATCTCCATGCTGATACGGCTGGCCAGATTATACAGAGGGATGGGTGGGTGACTATGGTGCGTGAGAACCGGGTTTTAAAGGTGGATATGGACAAGATGAGATCTAGAGTTGGTGAGCTCGAACAAGAATTTAGTAAAATAAAGCAAGAGATGAAAAAGGTGACCAAATCACATAGTTCCATCAGTTCGCCTCGTGTGGTTGCCAGGAGAATTGGTTGCAATCTTCTTTCACGACCTTCAGATGCTAAACCAGACACTATTGGAAGTACTGGGCACTCCCCAAGAGCATCAGTTGAGAAGGCACGTTTTTCCTGCCATTCTAGACACAAAAAAAGTTTCTCATTGTTTTGA
- the LOC101309918 gene encoding uncharacterized protein LOC101309918 yields the protein MSLFSPPSHFHLPNAVVSHHGSDLINLPLHSPQNPKPSFDPLRPLKLVASHHSPIHNRRGFRLTSCLGSDSAFPISPQNVDLTEPKLDGGAGGGRDGGDGDSSSGGGGNEEDAEGEEFGPLLRFDEVMKETEACGVELPLDMLEAAKTTGLRKEFLLRYLALQGAAWPLGFLIKYCSMLRNRMLADPSFLFKVGTEIVIDSCCATFAEVQKRGKDFWNEFELYAADLLVGIVVDIALVGMLAPYARIGKPSISHGLFGQMQQACASLPSSVFEAERPGCRFSLKQRVATFFYKGVLYGSVGFVCGIIGQGIANTIMNAKRSIKKSEEDVAVPPLVKSAALWGVFLAISSNTRYQIVNGLEGLVEASPLTKRVPPIAMAFTIGVRFANNIYGGMQFVDWAKLSGVQ from the exons ATGTCACTTTTTTCGCCACCCTCTCACTTTCACCTCCCAAACGCCGTCGTTTCGCACCACGGCTCCGACCTCATTAACCTCCCTCTCCATTCTCCCCAAAACCCTAAACCCTCCTTCGACCCCTTACGCCCATTAAAGCTCGTCGCCTCACACCACTCCCCCATCCACAACCGCCGCGGCTTCCGCCTCACTTCTTGCCTGGGATCAGATTCCGCGTTCCCCATTTCGCCGCAGAATGTCGATCTCACCGAGCCGAAACTCGACGGCGGCGCCGGCGGAGGCCGTGACGGCGGAGATGGAGATTCGTCCTCCGGCGGCGGTGGCAACGAGGAGGATGCGGAGGGGGAGGAGTTCGGGCCTTTGTTGAGGTTTGATGAGGTGATGAAGGAGACTGAAGCTTGCGGAGTGGAGCTTCCTTTGGATATGCTCGAGGCTGCCAAGACTACTGGCCTTCGTAAAGAGTTTCTTCTTCGCTATTTGGCTTTACAG GGCGCAGCTTGGCCGTTGGGGTTTTTGATCAAGTACTGCTCTATGCTACGAAATCGAATGCTGGCTGATCCTTCGTTTTTGTTTAAAGTTGGGACAGAG ATAGTCATAGATTCTTGTTGTGCCACCTTTGCGGAAGTTCAGAAGCGGGGAAAGGACTTCTGGAATGAGTTTGAGTTGTATGCTGCGGATCTTTTGGTGGGAATAGTTGTTGACATTGCTTTGGTTGGTATGTTGGCACCCTATGCTCGTATTGGAAAACCATCAATATCACATGGTTTATTTGGACAGATGCAACAGGCTTGCGCGTCTCTCCCTAGCAG CGTCTTTGAAGCTGAAAGGCCAGGATGCAGATTCTCCTTGAAGCAGAGGGTAGCCACGTTCTTCTATAAG GGTGTGTTGTATGGATCTGTCGGCTTTGTATGTGGTATTATTGGACAAGGGATTGCTAATACGATCATGAATGCCAAACG GAGCATAAAGAAGTCAGAAGAGGACGTAGCTGTGCCTCCTCTTGTGAAAAGTGCTGCTCTTTGGG GTGTTTTTCTTGCTATCTCGTCCAACACTCGTTATCAGATCGTAAATGGACTGGAAGGACTGGTTGAAGCATCACCTTTGACAAAGCGTGTTCCACCTATTGCAATGGCGTTCACTATAGGTGTTCGATTTGCCAACAATATCTACGGTGGTATGCAATTTGTAGATTGGGCCAAATTGAGTGGAGTGCAATAG